In a genomic window of Sporosarcina trichiuri:
- a CDS encoding acyl-CoA carboxylase subunit beta: MAAIFAGGQQKYHDKAAEQGKLFVRKRLELLFDNGEYTEDGRFANCEAGDLPADGVVTAMGKVGGQTVCVMANDSTIKAGSWGSRTVEKIIRIQETAEMHRVPMLYLVDSAGARITDQLDMFPNRRGAGRIFHNQVRLSGFIPQLCVLFGPSAAGGAYIPAFCDLVIMVDGNASMYLGSPRMAEKVIGQKVSLEEMGGAEMHCSVSGCGDVLADSEEEAIAEAKRYLAFFPANFTESAPLKEAVAAKTGRTLEEIIPENQNAPFNMYEAIDTLIDEDSFFEVKKKFAPELITGLARIDGRPVGIIANQPKAKGGVLFVDSADKGAKFINLCDAFSIPLLFLADVPGFMIGTKVEREGIIRHGAKLIMAMSSATVPKISVVVRKAYGAGLYAMAGPAFEPDVCIALPTAQIAVMGPEAAVNAVYSNKIEAIEDPKERRAFVQQKQQEYKAEIDIYRLASEMIIDEIVKPSDLRAVLADRFALYSTKEIPQPPRKHPVYPV; the protein is encoded by the coding sequence CTGGCTGCCATTTTTGCCGGCGGCCAGCAGAAGTACCACGATAAAGCAGCCGAGCAGGGAAAATTATTCGTGCGCAAGCGGCTTGAACTGCTCTTCGATAATGGTGAGTATACAGAGGACGGCCGCTTTGCAAACTGCGAAGCAGGTGATCTGCCGGCGGACGGGGTTGTCACAGCCATGGGGAAAGTCGGCGGGCAGACGGTCTGTGTCATGGCGAACGATTCGACCATCAAAGCGGGCTCTTGGGGATCACGCACCGTCGAAAAGATCATCCGGATCCAGGAGACAGCGGAAATGCACAGGGTGCCGATGCTGTATCTGGTGGATTCCGCAGGTGCACGTATTACAGACCAGCTGGACATGTTCCCGAACCGCAGAGGGGCCGGCCGGATCTTCCATAACCAGGTGAGGCTGTCAGGGTTCATCCCGCAGCTGTGCGTCCTGTTCGGACCGTCTGCAGCAGGTGGTGCTTACATACCGGCCTTCTGCGATTTGGTCATCATGGTGGACGGAAACGCATCGATGTATCTCGGCTCGCCGCGGATGGCCGAGAAAGTGATCGGTCAGAAGGTGTCGCTCGAAGAGATGGGCGGCGCGGAGATGCACTGCTCGGTCAGCGGCTGCGGCGATGTGCTCGCAGACTCGGAAGAAGAAGCGATCGCAGAAGCAAAACGGTATCTCGCTTTTTTCCCGGCCAACTTCACTGAATCGGCTCCGCTCAAAGAGGCCGTTGCGGCCAAAACAGGGCGCACGCTAGAGGAAATCATCCCCGAAAACCAGAATGCGCCCTTCAATATGTATGAAGCGATCGACACGCTGATCGATGAAGACAGCTTTTTCGAGGTGAAGAAGAAATTCGCGCCTGAACTCATTACGGGTCTTGCCCGGATCGACGGCCGGCCTGTCGGTATCATTGCCAACCAGCCGAAAGCGAAAGGCGGCGTCCTGTTTGTCGACTCCGCTGACAAAGGGGCGAAGTTCATCAACCTGTGTGATGCCTTCTCAATTCCTCTCCTGTTCCTGGCAGACGTACCAGGCTTCATGATCGGGACGAAAGTGGAACGGGAAGGGATCATCCGCCATGGTGCCAAACTGATCATGGCGATGAGTTCCGCGACAGTGCCGAAAATTTCCGTCGTTGTCCGGAAAGCATATGGTGCAGGTCTTTATGCGATGGCCGGCCCGGCATTCGAACCGGATGTGTGCATCGCCCTTCCGACTGCACAGATTGCCGTCATGGGTCCTGAAGCAGCGGTCAATGCCGTCTATTCCAACAAGATCGAAGCGATTGAAGACCCGAAAGAACGCCGGGCATTCGTTCAGCAGAAACAGCAGGAATACAAAGCGGAAATCGATATTTACCGGCTTGCATCTGAAATGATCATCGACGAGATCGTCAAGCCTTCGGATCTGCGGGCTGTGCTTGCGGACAGGTTTGCTCTGTACAGCACGAAAGAAATTCCGCAGCCTCCGCGCAAACACCCGGTATATCCTGTATAA
- a CDS encoding biotin/lipoyl-binding carrier protein — translation MAEVRSSMTGTVFQIEVEVGQEVKKGDVVVILESMKMEIPVEAEMDGKVASIEVKEEDFVDEGDVILTFEG, via the coding sequence ATGGCAGAAGTTCGTTCATCTATGACAGGCACAGTATTCCAGATCGAAGTGGAAGTCGGGCAGGAAGTGAAAAAAGGGGATGTCGTCGTAATTCTCGAGTCCATGAAAATGGAGATTCCCGTGGAAGCCGAAATGGACGGCAAAGTCGCGTCCATTGAAGTGAAAGAAGAAGATTTCGTCGATGAAGGGGACGTCATCCTGACATTCGAAGGATAA
- a CDS encoding enoyl-CoA hydratase/isomerase family protein, producing MSYSISRDGQLLTFSIERPGVRNAVSHDVMDGLEKFIRHLETDGSVEWGVVTSTGRKAFCSGGDLSEFHTLRTADEARPMLLRMTRLLYRLAAVPVPVIALMDGTAVGGGCELAAACDFRLMRADARAGFIQGTLAITTGWGGASLLYEKESLHAPALQLLMGAKLHEARTLEEAGWITSVYTDGKQEALVRFLDGFRTISPGVLHAYKMVAVRRFVQTGLEHRMLEEAEQCAVLWESDEHHEAVRRFREKTGRPKD from the coding sequence ATGTCTTATTCAATTTCCAGGGACGGACAACTGCTGACGTTTTCGATTGAGCGGCCGGGTGTGCGCAATGCGGTCAGCCATGACGTGATGGACGGGCTGGAGAAGTTCATCCGGCATCTGGAGACGGATGGGTCCGTCGAATGGGGAGTCGTCACATCCACCGGCAGGAAAGCGTTCTGTTCAGGCGGGGACCTGTCGGAGTTCCACACGCTTCGGACCGCTGACGAGGCGCGTCCGATGCTCCTGCGGATGACCCGGCTGCTGTACCGGCTGGCAGCTGTACCTGTCCCGGTCATCGCCCTCATGGACGGCACGGCGGTCGGGGGCGGCTGTGAACTTGCCGCCGCCTGCGATTTCAGGCTGATGCGTGCAGATGCCCGGGCAGGGTTCATCCAAGGGACCCTCGCTATCACGACAGGATGGGGCGGTGCGTCCCTCCTGTATGAGAAAGAGAGCCTGCATGCGCCGGCACTGCAGCTCCTGATGGGCGCGAAACTCCATGAGGCCCGGACGCTTGAGGAAGCCGGCTGGATTACGTCCGTCTACACCGATGGCAAGCAGGAAGCACTCGTCCGCTTCCTGGACGGATTCCGCACGATCAGCCCCGGTGTCCTCCATGCCTACAAGATGGTCGCTGTAAGGAGGTTTGTACAGACGGGATTGGAGCACCGGATGCTCGAGGAAGCGGAGCAGTGTGCAGTCCTCTGGGAGTCGGATGAGCATCATGAAGCAGTACGGCGGTTCAGGGAGAAAACAGGACGTCCTAAAGATTGA
- the rpmF gene encoding 50S ribosomal protein L32, which yields MAVPKRRTSKTKKNMRRTHYKLQVPGMTTCENCGEMKLAHRVCKSCGQYKGKVVAGE from the coding sequence ATGGCAGTACCAAAGAGAAGAACATCTAAGACCAAAAAGAACATGCGCCGTACACATTACAAATTACAGGTTCCAGGTATGACAACTTGTGAAAATTGCGGTGAAATGAAGTTGGCACACCGCGTTTGCAAATCATGCGGTCAATACAAAGGGAAAGTTGTTGCAGGCGAATAA
- a CDS encoding YceD family protein: protein MKWSIHQLRKFKQGSIPLDEVVDLSSVKEKNPEIREISPVHLTGYCTVGSKKISFHFRLEGKMILPCARTWNDVDYPFSIETDEQFSWDEYVLAQDDEIFPVTGDTIDPMPLFEELILLEVPMQVYCEGAEAMTEASGTGWSYTTDEEYNKQLEEEQETKTDPRLADLARFFESDND from the coding sequence ATGAAATGGTCAATTCATCAATTGCGAAAGTTCAAGCAGGGAAGTATACCGCTTGACGAAGTGGTGGATCTCAGTTCCGTCAAGGAGAAGAATCCCGAAATCCGGGAGATCTCACCTGTTCATCTGACAGGCTACTGTACAGTCGGTTCCAAGAAAATTTCGTTCCATTTCCGGTTGGAAGGTAAGATGATCCTGCCGTGTGCCCGCACATGGAATGATGTGGATTATCCGTTTTCCATCGAGACGGACGAGCAGTTCAGCTGGGACGAATACGTTCTGGCACAGGATGATGAAATCTTCCCGGTGACGGGGGATACGATCGATCCAATGCCGCTTTTCGAGGAGCTGATCCTTCTGGAAGTCCCGATGCAGGTCTACTGCGAAGGGGCGGAAGCCATGACGGAAGCATCCGGAACAGGCTGGTCCTATACGACCGATGAAGAGTACAATAAGCAGCTGGAGGAAGAGCAGGAGACCAAGACGGATCCGAGACTTGCGGACCTAGCAAGATTTTTTGAATCCGATAACGACTAG
- a CDS encoding nucleotidyltransferase yields the protein MKAVGIVAEYNPFHNGHRYHAEQARQLTGSDAVIAVMSGNFLQRGEPALVDKWTRTAMALENGIDLVIELPYETATANASGFADGAIRLLDAACCSSYCFGSEQGAIGPFAETLRRIKSNRPYYEEQVRNAVKSGISYPKALNDAYELTIRQSQEDPVCADLSKPNNILGFHYMEAADEIGSRMGAVTIPRLGAGYYDDISADTHIASATGIRKELFSEGGRLEGIRAYVPAATYELLSDWLAQRSRFGSWDSFYPLLRFQILRDGPERLAGIADITEGIEHLLYKAAKQSEDFASFMAQVKSKRYTWTRLQRMLVHILTGFTYEQRIAAGNPDHLRVLGMTAAGRRYLKEQKGRLALPAVSRLAAHDSVSADISAHVSDCYAFGIDPVHPLTGLDFRTPPLLSD from the coding sequence ATGAAAGCAGTCGGAATTGTTGCCGAATACAACCCGTTCCATAACGGACACCGCTATCACGCCGAACAGGCAAGACAGCTGACCGGATCGGACGCTGTCATCGCTGTGATGAGCGGCAACTTCCTGCAGCGCGGTGAACCTGCACTTGTCGATAAATGGACGAGGACGGCGATGGCGCTCGAGAACGGCATCGACCTCGTCATCGAACTGCCGTATGAAACGGCGACGGCGAACGCATCCGGCTTCGCGGACGGCGCCATCCGCCTCCTGGATGCGGCATGCTGTTCAAGCTACTGCTTCGGAAGCGAACAGGGAGCGATCGGGCCATTCGCCGAAACACTCAGGCGGATCAAATCGAATCGGCCATATTACGAAGAACAGGTGCGGAATGCGGTGAAGTCGGGCATCAGCTATCCAAAAGCCCTCAATGACGCGTATGAACTGACAATCCGCCAATCACAGGAGGATCCCGTCTGTGCAGACCTGTCCAAACCGAACAACATCCTCGGGTTCCACTATATGGAGGCGGCGGATGAAATCGGATCCCGCATGGGAGCCGTCACGATTCCCCGCTTAGGCGCCGGGTATTACGATGATATCTCTGCCGATACGCATATCGCAAGCGCGACAGGCATCCGGAAAGAACTGTTCAGCGAGGGAGGCCGGCTGGAAGGCATCCGGGCATACGTCCCGGCAGCGACCTATGAGCTCCTCAGCGACTGGCTTGCACAGCGTTCCCGGTTCGGCAGCTGGGACTCGTTCTATCCGCTGCTCCGCTTCCAGATCCTGCGTGACGGGCCGGAACGGCTTGCCGGAATAGCTGATATTACTGAAGGCATCGAGCACCTGCTGTACAAAGCGGCGAAACAATCGGAGGACTTTGCTTCGTTCATGGCACAGGTGAAATCGAAACGGTATACATGGACACGCCTGCAGCGCATGCTCGTCCATATCCTCACAGGGTTCACCTATGAGCAGCGCATCGCGGCGGGAAATCCGGATCATCTGCGGGTGCTCGGCATGACAGCGGCAGGCCGGCGCTATCTGAAAGAACAGAAAGGCCGGCTCGCACTCCCGGCTGTCAGCCGTCTCGCCGCCCACGACAGCGTATCAGCCGATATCTCTGCACATGTCTCGGACTGTTATGCATTCGGTATCGATCCGGTCCATCCGCTGACCGGCCTCGACTTCAGGACCCCTCCGCTTCTTTCGGACTGA
- a CDS encoding SepM family pheromone-processing serine protease, producing MNGGAGKITFKRIGITALLAVLVTLFMVLPLDGYVSQPGGAYELSPLVHVEDGDEEDTGTFSLMTISVGKATPATYLWSHLSDKMKLLPADKVRRHGEDDREYNIRQLRLMSDSQFNAITVAFEKAGKPVEIDFAGIYVQLVVDGSASDGKLEAGDRITGVDGKRLTEPDQFAAYVTDQRKGDTIEVEGAREGKPFKEEITLKEIPGAKGKVGLGIQYQEDRSLKTIPKVTFNTSDIGGPSAGLMFTLEIINQLDSRDITKGYTIAGTGEMLPGGTVGRIGGIDFKVMAADRDGMEIFFAPDDELPEEVKAANPGIRSNYEEAAETAEKIGTTMKIVPVKTVDDALKYLDGLEPKK from the coding sequence ATTAACGGAGGTGCAGGTAAAATTACTTTCAAGCGAATCGGCATAACTGCCCTGCTGGCCGTTTTGGTCACACTGTTCATGGTCTTACCACTGGACGGTTATGTATCCCAGCCGGGGGGCGCCTATGAACTGTCCCCGCTCGTCCATGTGGAAGACGGAGACGAAGAAGACACCGGGACATTCAGCCTGATGACGATTTCGGTCGGCAAGGCCACACCTGCCACTTATCTGTGGTCGCACCTCTCGGATAAGATGAAACTTCTGCCGGCGGATAAAGTGCGCCGGCATGGTGAAGACGACCGGGAGTATAATATCCGCCAGCTCCGGCTCATGTCGGACTCCCAATTCAATGCCATCACCGTCGCTTTCGAAAAAGCCGGGAAGCCTGTGGAAATCGATTTTGCCGGGATCTATGTCCAGCTGGTCGTCGACGGCAGTGCCTCGGATGGGAAGCTGGAAGCCGGAGACCGGATCACCGGCGTCGACGGGAAGCGTCTGACGGAACCGGACCAGTTTGCAGCGTACGTGACGGACCAGAGAAAAGGGGATACGATAGAGGTTGAAGGCGCCCGTGAAGGGAAACCCTTCAAAGAGGAGATCACCTTGAAGGAGATCCCTGGAGCGAAAGGGAAAGTGGGCCTCGGAATCCAGTACCAGGAAGACAGGTCATTGAAAACAATCCCGAAAGTGACATTCAACACGTCCGATATCGGCGGGCCTTCCGCCGGCCTCATGTTCACTCTTGAAATCATCAACCAGCTCGACAGCCGGGATATTACGAAAGGCTATACGATCGCCGGTACCGGTGAAATGCTGCCGGGCGGCACAGTCGGCCGCATCGGCGGTATCGACTTCAAGGTGATGGCAGCTGATCGGGACGGAATGGAGATTTTCTTTGCACCGGATGATGAGCTTCCTGAAGAAGTGAAAGCAGCGAACCCGGGCATCAGGAGCAACTATGAGGAAGCCGCGGAAACGGCAGAAAAAATCGGCACGACCATGAAGATCGTGCCGGTGAAGACCGTCGATGATGCCCTGAAGTATCTGGATGGTCTGGAACCGAAGAAATGA
- the coaD gene encoding pantetheine-phosphate adenylyltransferase — protein sequence MMGKVAVVPGSFDPLTNGHLDIIKRAIKIFDEVHVAVMNNSSKKPLFSVEERQQLIAQATAEYPTVKIDSSSGLLIDYAKSINASAIVRGLRAISDFEYEMQITSMNRFLDEDIETFFVMTKNQYSFLSSSIVKEVAKYGGDVSALVPEAVDRALKKKYT from the coding sequence ATGATGGGGAAAGTGGCAGTAGTGCCCGGCAGTTTCGATCCGCTGACGAACGGTCATCTGGATATCATCAAACGGGCCATCAAGATCTTTGACGAAGTGCATGTAGCGGTGATGAACAATTCGTCCAAGAAACCGCTGTTCTCGGTGGAGGAACGGCAGCAGCTCATCGCACAGGCAACTGCGGAGTATCCGACGGTGAAAATCGATTCGTCGTCAGGACTCCTGATCGACTATGCAAAGAGCATCAACGCATCCGCCATCGTCAGGGGGCTGCGTGCAATATCCGACTTCGAATACGAAATGCAGATCACGTCCATGAACAGGTTCCTGGATGAAGACATCGAGACATTCTTCGTCATGACAAAGAACCAATATTCGTTCCTGAGCTCAAGTATCGTCAAGGAAGTCGCCAAGTATGGCGGGGACGTTTCGGCACTTGTACCGGAAGCGGTGGATCGTGCGCTGAAGAAAAAGTATACATAA
- the rsmD gene encoding 16S rRNA (guanine(966)-N(2))-methyltransferase RsmD encodes MAAARLQTRMTGAAKGVARMRVIAGSRRGIPLKTIDGTNTRPTSDKVKEALFSKLGSFFDGGIAVELFGGSGSLSLESLSRGADEAWAFEKNPKACAIMKANAEKCRFTSELHIVRGDARTAAKRLDAEGVKADLLFLDPPYAKREYYDLALQFAEAGLLTDRAAIICEHDKQLELPASFGSYTTSGPTVYGGSALSIYRK; translated from the coding sequence ATGGCTGCAGCACGTTTGCAGACCCGGATGACAGGAGCAGCCAAAGGAGTGGCACGGATGAGAGTGATCGCAGGGAGCCGGAGAGGCATTCCCCTGAAGACGATAGACGGGACGAATACCCGCCCGACTTCAGACAAAGTTAAAGAAGCGTTGTTCAGTAAGCTGGGTTCTTTTTTTGACGGAGGGATTGCTGTTGAGCTTTTCGGCGGCAGCGGTTCGCTGTCATTGGAATCCTTATCGCGCGGTGCAGATGAGGCGTGGGCGTTCGAGAAGAATCCGAAAGCCTGCGCCATCATGAAAGCGAATGCCGAGAAATGCAGGTTCACATCGGAGCTGCATATTGTCCGCGGTGATGCAAGGACGGCAGCCAAGCGGCTGGATGCGGAAGGTGTGAAAGCTGACCTGCTGTTCCTGGATCCGCCTTATGCCAAACGGGAGTACTATGATCTGGCGCTTCAGTTTGCGGAGGCCGGACTGCTGACGGACCGGGCGGCTATCATATGCGAGCATGACAAACAGCTTGAACTGCCTGCATCTTTCGGCAGTTATACAACAAGCGGTCCGACGGTGTACGGGGGAAGTGCACTATCTATTTACAGGAAATGA
- a CDS encoding DUF7147 family protein, which translates to MKQQRFIELGEGYSDIYELCELITANASRLQRTFLFTSTAGGKRVLSPAASFSPAGDGGFCPIYICREGIPADSGRMSRRQQLFEDAAAAAGSRPVPVELKHSSEFPETRLYYQYVTGVLRLNHLLPPLD; encoded by the coding sequence ATGAAACAGCAGCGATTCATCGAGCTGGGTGAAGGGTACTCTGATATTTACGAACTATGTGAACTGATTACTGCGAATGCGTCGCGTCTCCAGCGGACCTTCCTGTTTACGTCCACAGCTGGCGGCAAGCGCGTCCTGTCGCCCGCGGCATCCTTTTCACCGGCGGGAGACGGCGGATTCTGCCCGATCTACATCTGCCGGGAAGGGATACCGGCTGACAGCGGCCGTATGTCCAGACGGCAGCAGCTGTTCGAAGATGCTGCCGCAGCCGCGGGCAGCCGTCCTGTACCGGTCGAGCTCAAGCATTCTTCCGAGTTCCCGGAGACAAGACTGTATTATCAGTATGTCACGGGCGTGCTCAGGCTGAACCATCTGCTTCCGCCGCTCGACTGA
- a CDS encoding YlbG family protein: MVDRQGVIIYLHHLKQAKSFRKYGHVHYISRRMKYVVLYCRQEEVDDVIRKVEKLSSVKKAVPSYRPFVRTEYENARPDKAKEYDYKTGL; this comes from the coding sequence TTGGTTGATCGTCAAGGAGTCATCATTTACCTCCATCACTTGAAACAGGCGAAATCGTTCCGTAAATACGGTCATGTCCATTATATATCAAGACGCATGAAATACGTCGTGCTCTATTGCCGTCAGGAAGAGGTCGATGACGTCATACGGAAAGTGGAAAAGTTGTCTTCCGTAAAAAAAGCCGTCCCTTCCTACCGGCCGTTCGTCCGGACAGAGTATGAAAACGCACGTCCTGACAAGGCGAAAGAGTACGACTATAAAACAGGGCTCTGA
- a CDS encoding YlbF family regulator translates to MMMTNEWLDIIEQSDELADMILTSDVLSDYRSAHRAVYGDAELVRKIREFSELKERYEEVQRFGRYHPDYNRVMKTIRLDKRALDMNEKVAALRLAENDVQYLLDEISATVARAVSESVKLPSDNTFVTEESCGGGCGSGGGCSCSA, encoded by the coding sequence ATGATGATGACCAACGAATGGCTCGACATCATCGAACAATCAGACGAATTGGCAGACATGATCCTGACATCCGATGTCCTGTCTGATTATCGCTCCGCCCACCGTGCAGTTTACGGGGATGCCGAACTGGTCCGTAAGATCAGGGAATTCTCCGAACTGAAGGAACGGTATGAGGAAGTGCAGCGGTTCGGACGATATCATCCGGATTACAATAGAGTGATGAAAACGATACGCCTCGACAAGAGGGCCTTAGATATGAATGAAAAAGTCGCGGCACTGCGGCTGGCGGAAAATGACGTCCAGTATCTGCTGGATGAAATCAGCGCCACGGTTGCCCGCGCCGTATCCGAATCCGTCAAACTGCCTTCCGACAATACGTTTGTCACGGAAGAGAGCTGCGGAGGCGGCTGCGGATCGGGGGGAGGCTGTTCCTGCTCTGCATGA
- a CDS encoding UDP-N-acetylmuramoyl-L-alanyl-D-glutamate--2,6-diaminopimelate ligase, with protein MHLIELLKNWPCTVKGEWRDVKIRSVTEHPARVSRNSLFVARKGARFDGHQAIDEAIAKGAAAVVIDRPVSSLKLAKWAETGTAIVTVPDSSRFLSYSAAELAGNPSEELQVIAVTGTNGKTTVTHFIGQLLKEAGVKAAVIGTTGCYIDGKRLDIPIPSLTTPTAEYLHPLLQVCRLEGVTHVALEASSIGLERGRLADCAIDIGILLNVGTDHLEDHGGREAYVAAKKKLVTLSRQVIVNEEDPVCMKMAEDAAVPVYRFCRSEYIGCLASGSMISKMPTGLHNRLNAMAAASAVRLLGIPEQVIERSFSALALPPGRLQLAESVNRRVYIDYAHSPDALEAVLQAVSGLNPKRLVCVFGCGGNRDREKRPLMGRIAEKYCDHVVITSDNPRDEDPGMIAQHILHGVKHPHKIEVELDRRTAIRRAVGSSGPDDIVVIAGKGHETVQIINEDSILFSDYEEAMEALKADQLL; from the coding sequence ATGCATCTGATTGAGCTGCTGAAAAACTGGCCGTGCACGGTGAAAGGGGAATGGCGGGATGTCAAAATCAGGAGTGTTACGGAGCATCCTGCCCGCGTCTCTCGGAACAGCTTATTTGTCGCACGGAAAGGCGCTAGGTTCGACGGTCACCAGGCGATCGATGAAGCGATTGCGAAAGGGGCGGCTGCAGTGGTGATCGACCGTCCGGTTTCTTCATTGAAACTTGCAAAATGGGCAGAGACAGGAACGGCGATCGTGACTGTGCCGGACAGCAGCAGATTCCTGTCGTACAGTGCTGCAGAACTGGCAGGCAACCCATCGGAAGAGCTGCAAGTCATCGCTGTGACAGGAACGAATGGTAAGACGACAGTGACCCATTTCATCGGTCAGCTGCTGAAGGAAGCAGGTGTGAAAGCGGCTGTCATCGGAACGACGGGCTGTTATATAGACGGGAAGCGGCTGGACATCCCGATCCCTTCATTGACTACACCGACCGCGGAGTACCTGCATCCATTACTGCAAGTGTGCAGGCTGGAAGGTGTCACACATGTCGCCCTGGAAGCCTCATCCATCGGTTTGGAGAGGGGGCGGCTGGCTGACTGTGCCATCGATATCGGCATCCTCCTCAATGTCGGCACGGATCACCTCGAAGACCATGGCGGCCGGGAAGCGTATGTCGCAGCCAAAAAGAAGCTGGTCACCCTGTCCCGTCAGGTCATCGTCAACGAGGAAGACCCCGTCTGCATGAAGATGGCGGAAGACGCTGCTGTGCCGGTATACAGATTCTGCCGCAGCGAGTATATCGGCTGTTTGGCGTCTGGCAGCATGATCAGCAAGATGCCGACCGGACTCCATAACAGGCTGAATGCCATGGCCGCTGCAAGTGCGGTCCGGCTGCTCGGCATACCCGAACAGGTCATAGAACGGTCGTTCAGTGCGCTGGCGCTGCCGCCCGGCCGGCTCCAGCTCGCGGAAAGTGTGAACAGAAGGGTGTATATCGATTACGCCCATTCACCGGATGCACTGGAAGCGGTCCTGCAGGCGGTCTCCGGGCTGAATCCGAAAAGGCTTGTCTGTGTATTCGGGTGCGGAGGGAACAGGGACCGTGAGAAACGGCCGCTCATGGGGCGGATTGCAGAGAAGTACTGCGACCATGTCGTCATCACATCCGATAATCCGAGAGATGAGGACCCCGGGATGATTGCCCAGCATATACTGCACGGCGTCAAGCATCCGCATAAGATAGAGGTCGAGCTGGACCGTCGGACGGCGATCCGCAGGGCGGTAGGCAGCAGCGGGCCGGATGATATTGTCGTGATTGCCGGCAAAGGGCATGAGACTGTCCAGATCATCAATGAAGACAGCATCCTCTTTTCCGATTATGAAGAGGCGATGGAAGCGCTGAAGGCGGATCAGCTCCTGTAA
- a CDS encoding aspartate kinase — translation MIIQKFGGAAMKDRVQRRLCIERIREGLLEHGKAVVVVSAIGRQESPYSTDRLLSITPSFHPGTAASDLAASCGELLASAVLSAELEEAGIANKVMHSRQSGIFTEGEFGNAAISRVETSAYEQAFKQVPCVIIPGFQGISGDGEYMTLGRGGSDLTAVVLASCLNARHVEFFKDVPGVMTADPRRHEGARKLEELTIDQFLPLLQTGHPIIQQRAADYAKKTATPLYIRGIAGTEEGTWVHPAP, via the coding sequence ATGATCATACAAAAATTCGGCGGCGCTGCCATGAAGGATAGGGTGCAGCGCCGGTTATGTATTGAGCGGATTCGTGAAGGATTGCTGGAGCACGGGAAAGCAGTTGTAGTCGTGTCCGCAATCGGACGGCAGGAGAGCCCTTATTCCACTGACCGGCTCCTGTCGATCACCCCGTCCTTCCATCCCGGAACAGCGGCCTCTGATCTCGCCGCCTCCTGCGGTGAACTGCTTGCCTCAGCAGTGCTGAGTGCCGAACTTGAAGAAGCGGGCATAGCGAACAAAGTGATGCACAGCCGCCAGTCCGGCATCTTCACAGAAGGGGAATTCGGTAATGCGGCAATCAGCCGAGTGGAGACAAGCGCCTACGAACAGGCATTCAAGCAGGTGCCTTGCGTCATAATTCCGGGTTTCCAGGGTATCAGCGGAGACGGTGAGTATATGACACTCGGCCGGGGAGGCAGCGATCTCACTGCGGTGGTGCTCGCCAGCTGCCTGAACGCCCGGCATGTCGAGTTCTTCAAGGATGTCCCCGGCGTCATGACTGCCGATCCCCGTCGGCATGAAGGTGCACGCAAACTCGAAGAATTGACCATCGACCAATTCCTGCCCCTCCTGCAGACCGGTCATCCGATCATCCAGCAGCGCGCTGCTGATTATGCAAAAAAAACAGCAACCCCTCTCTATATACGAGGGATTGCCGGAACCGAGGAAGGCACATGGGTCCATCCGGCTCCTTGA